A region from the Nematostella vectensis chromosome 13, jaNemVect1.1, whole genome shotgun sequence genome encodes:
- the LOC5518587 gene encoding alpha-N-acetylglucosaminidase, producing MNARVLSAFLGIFIFTYLSKGHGINQNMLKQYSHIKSEATPEDQTQAVKDLISRLLPDYTEKFTIIVRPEMGEPHMDHFQYKTNDSKLVITGTSGVACAMALQHFLKAFCFAHISWSGDQLKIPTPFPTVLDEVSVGIPYRFRYYQNVCTPSYSFVWWNWTRWQREIDWMALNGINLPLAFTGQEAIWQRVYLNLGLTQQELDQHFSGPAFLAWERMGNMHGWGGPLPSTWYGMKLNLQHKILAAMRNFGMTPVLPGFAGHVPAGLLRLYPKANVSKLGDWGNFNSTYCCTYLLEPSDPLFQKIGTAFIKEQTAEYGTNHIYNADTFNEMRPRSSDPTYLGAASSAVYRGMAGGDPDAVWLMQGWLFVDEGFWKPDQIKALLHGVPQGFMIVLDLWAENSPIWSRTQSFYGTPFIWCMLLNFGGNIGLFGNIKSVSTGPPKAFQSFNSTMIGTGLTMEGIEQNDMMFELMNEMGYRLEPLNPVDLDNWIKDYALRRYGGTNPAIIQAWRLLIRSVYQCNGYCADHIHSIFVWKPSLDNKPNLWYDPEDVFNAWDELRSTAAEFMHVETFRYDLVDVTRQALHLRVIPIYNDLISAYKNRSALNVIHFGSRLLEMFDDLDSLLQTNRNFLLGRWLNSAKALGTTPAEVALYEFNARNQITLWGPRGEIEDYANKMWSGLVKAYYKPRWELFIDEMVSAIAQGEELDYEAFKKKLLEQETAWTHGKEEYPDQPSGDSLAAAEFLHNKWRGVA from the exons ATGAATGCAAGAGTTCTATCAGCGTTTTTGGGCATCTTTATATTTACTTACCTTTCTAAAGGCCATggaataaaccaaaatatgcTAAAGCAGTACTCTCACATTAAAAGTGAGGCTACCCCCGAAGACCAAACGCAGGCTGTCAAAGACTTGATATCTCGTTTATTGCCGGACTACACCGAAAAGTTTACAATCATAGTCCGACCAGAGATGGGAGAGCCGCATATGGATCATTTTCAGTACAAGACGAATGATTCTAAGCTTGTTATTACTGGGACTAGCGGAGTAGCGTGTGCAATGGCTTTGCAGCATTTTCTAAAAGCGTTTTGTTTCGCTCACATCTCTTGGAGTGGGGACCAGTTGAAAATTCCAACTCCGTTTCCTACAGTCTTAGACGAAGTGTCGGTTGGTATCCCGTACAG GTTTCGCTATTACCAAAATGTGTGCACACCTAGTTACTCATTTGTCTGGTGGAATTGGACACGCTGGCAACGTGAGATTGACTGGATGGCCCTGAATGGTATCAACCTACCACTAGCATTTACTGGACAGGAAGCCATCTGGCAGAGGGTCTATCTCAACTTGGGGCTGACCCAACAGGAACTGGACCAGCATTTTAGTGGGCCTGCTTTTCTAGCCTG GGAGAGGATGGGAAACATGCATGGGTGGGGCGGCCCCCTCCCTAGTACATGGTACGGCATGAAGCTCAACCTGCAGCACAAGATCCTAGCAGCTATGAGAAACTTTGGCATGACCCCTGTTCTACCCGGCTTTGCTGGCCATGTCCCTGCGGGTCTTCTAAGGTTATACCCTAAGGCTAATGTCAGTAAGCTGGGCGATTGGGGTAATTTTAACAGTACATACTGCTGCACTTATCTTCTCGAGCCAAGTGATCCTCTATTTCAG AAAATTGGGACAGCTTTCATTAAAGAGCAAACAGCAGAGTATGGTACAAATCATATCTACAATGCTGACACGTTCAACGAGATGAGACCGCGTTCAAGTGACCCCACCTACCTAGGTGCTGCCAGCAGTGCCGTATACAGGGGCATGGCAGGGGGTGACCCAGATGCAGTCTGGTTAATGCAAGGCTGGCTTTTTGTGGATGAAGGCTTTTGGAAACCTGATCAAATCAAAGCCCTGTTGCATG GTGTCCCCCAAGGGTTCATGATTGTGCTGGATTTGTGGGCCGAGAATAGTCCCATATGGTCGCGCACTCAGTCGTTCTACGGAACCCCTTTTATCTGGTGCATGCTGCTTAATTTTGGCGGGAACATTGGGCTCTTTGGGAACATCAAAAGCGTCTCAACAG GACCACCTAAGGCCTTCCAAAGCTTCAACAGTACTATGATCGGCACCGGGCTGACGATGGAAGGTATTGAGCAGAACGACATGATGTTCGAGCTGATGAATGAAATGGGGTACAGACTAGAACCCCTCAACCCTGTCGACCTGGACAACTGGATCAAAGACTACGCCCTTCGTCGATACGGGGGTACTAACCCAGCCATCATCCAGGCTTGGAGGTTACTGATAAGATCGGTGTACCAATGCAATGGGTACTGTGCTGATCATATCCACTCGATCTTTGTGTGGAAGCCTTCGCTAGATAACAAGCCCAACTTGTGGTATGATCCTGAAGATGTGTTCAATGCGTGGGACGAGCTGAGGTCTACTGCTGCCGAGTTCATGCATGTGGAGACTTTTAG GTATGACCTCGTGGACGTCACCAGGCAAGCCCTCCACCTCCGTGTCATCCCCATCTACAATGACCTCATTTCCGCTTACAAGAACAGGTCCGCGTTAAACGTTATCCACTTCGGGTCCAGGCTCCTGGAGATGTTTGATGATCTTGACAGCCTTCTTCAGACAAACCGGAATTTCCTGTTGGGTCGCTGGCTCAACTCGGCCAAGGCACTGGGCACTACTCCAGCGGAG GTTGCCCTTTACGAGTTCAATGCTCGGAACCAGATCACTCTGTGGGGTCCTCGGGGCGAGATCGAGGACTATGCAAACAAGATGTGGAGTGGACTGGTGAAGGCTTACTATAAACCGCGTTGGGAGCTGTTCATAGACGAGATGGTATCAGCTATCGCTCAGGGAGAAGAACTTGACTATGAGGCATTTAAAAAGAAGTTGCTAGAACAAGAAACCGCATGGACTCATGGGAAGGAGGAGTATCCCGACCAGCCTAGCGGCGACAGCTTGGCGGCGGCGGAATTCTTGCATAACAAGTGGCGAGGTGTAGCCTGA